From one Bacteroides eggerthii genomic stretch:
- a CDS encoding RNA polymerase sigma-70 factor: MTEQEVRRYLRQMKDESSEQAFRGFYDLTYDRLFRIAYYYVKREEWAQEIVLDVFMRLWDQRKKLPEINNIEDYCFILTKNASLNYLEKEAKHMPQSSGQLSESTSHTDSPEETLISDELFARYVKALDRLPERCREVFIRIREEKQSYAQVADELGISVKTVDAQLQKALTRLREMLFP; this comes from the coding sequence ATGACCGAACAGGAAGTCAGGCGATATTTACGCCAAATGAAAGACGAAAGTTCAGAACAAGCTTTCCGGGGATTCTATGATTTGACCTACGACCGCCTTTTCCGTATCGCATATTATTATGTCAAGCGTGAAGAGTGGGCACAGGAAATTGTACTGGATGTCTTTATGCGTCTTTGGGACCAGCGTAAAAAGTTACCGGAAATAAACAATATCGAAGATTACTGTTTCATCCTCACCAAGAACGCTTCCCTCAACTATCTGGAAAAAGAAGCAAAGCACATGCCCCAATCTTCCGGACAGTTGTCCGAGTCCACCTCCCATACCGATTCTCCCGAAGAAACACTTATCAGCGATGAACTTTTTGCCCGCTATGTCAAAGCCCTCGACCGTTTACCGGAACGTTGCCGGGAAGTATTTATCCGAATACGCGAAGAGAAACAAAGTTATGCCCAGGTAGCCGATGAATTGGGCATCAGCGTAAAAACCGTAGATGCACAGTTACAAAAGGCACTTACCCGCTTAAGAGAGATGCTATTCCCATAA
- a CDS encoding DUF4974 domain-containing protein, translating into MKDNNENLERTLDKLIASTRSPKGKYLAENSWQLLENRLFIRRIKRRFRLRAVSAAAVVFLCVASWATYHALSFESASSVPVSAEMETIAPSEQREIMTFRQQPLEEIALQLSKTFHKVIQINNDTLKNYRITATFGPEESLREILDLLKGTGHFEYKESNDTIIITKLN; encoded by the coding sequence ATGAAAGACAATAACGAGAATCTTGAAAGGACATTGGATAAGCTAATCGCCTCCACCCGTTCGCCCAAAGGGAAATACCTGGCTGAAAACAGTTGGCAACTACTGGAAAACAGACTATTTATCCGACGGATAAAAAGAAGATTCCGATTGCGTGCTGTAAGTGCCGCTGCAGTAGTATTCCTATGCGTGGCAAGCTGGGCTACTTATCATGCTTTATCTTTCGAATCGGCATCATCCGTCCCGGTTTCTGCGGAAATGGAAACCATAGCTCCGTCCGAACAGAGAGAAATAATGACATTCCGACAACAACCACTGGAAGAAATCGCCCTTCAGCTTTCAAAAACATTCCATAAGGTAATCCAAATCAACAATGACACCTTAAAGAATTACCGGATAACAGCAACTTTCGGACCGGAGGAAAGTCTGAGAGAAATTCTTGACTTACTAAAAGGAACGGGACACTTTGAGTATAAAGAATCCAACGATACAATAATCATTACTAAACTTAACTAA
- a CDS encoding TonB-dependent receptor translates to MKDSTICSHHHIRAVLLVCVVLLSNSLHAQMKEKLLSLSIRNATLDSFVKQTESATDFTFIYGEDVKILRPITLEAKQQTISEILQRVFGDEPVKFEISGKHIVLHKRPVPQKTVSRKFTISGYVTDGASFETLIGANILESRRSIGTATNPYGFYTLTLPEGNLELTFSYLGYETLHKRFTLTKDTLLNVQLTSSNQLAEVVILSDKQEAGIQSTSMGAHEIPMAQIRNTPTVLGEADLLKTIQLMPGVQAGVEGFSGLYVRGGGPDQNLILLDGIPVYNADHLLGVFSIFAPEAVKKVTLFKSSFPARYGGRLSSIVDVRTNDGNMKHYHGTISIGTLTSKLHFEGPIIKNRTAFSISARSTHTAFLSGIFKTDNESYNYYFYDLNAKVNHKFNDRSRVFLSFYHGKDHYHFNIDENYQYTAENENAYNRVYKDKNSLNWGNTIVAGRWNYVFSNKLFSNTTIAFNSYRMILNSNNHETRSSSVPYVYQYDSQYRSGIRDWSYRTDFDYTPVPSHHIKFGMEYLYHTFRPETTVSKIKETEGDKIEQDTLYHNLSNSHLKGHEVSLYAEDNFDIGSRLSINAGIHFSLFHTQGKNYFSAQPRLSARYQLNQGFSVKASFSQMAQYVHLLSSTPLAMPTDLWVPITKNIRPMYSNQYSVGGYYNGLTNWEFSLEGYYKQMRNVLEYQDGVSFLGTSTNWEEKVEMGKGRSMGIEFMAQKITGKTTGWISYTLSRSDRQFKDGTINNGERFPYKYDRRHSINFCINHKFSNRIDIGASWIFSSGGAATIPEQQTVILKPDGSIEHTGYISHRNNYRLPASHRLNLGINFHKQTKHGTRTWNISLYNAYNAMNPTLVYATQRPEENRYYYNDGTYMATPDKKKIIIKKLTLLPCIPSVTYTYKF, encoded by the coding sequence ATGAAAGATTCCACTATCTGTTCACACCATCACATCAGAGCAGTGCTTCTGGTGTGCGTGGTGCTTCTAAGCAACTCGCTCCACGCACAAATGAAAGAAAAGCTCCTCAGCCTTAGCATCCGTAATGCTACACTGGACAGTTTTGTCAAACAAACGGAGAGTGCTACCGACTTTACTTTCATTTATGGGGAAGATGTAAAAATACTCCGGCCTATCACCCTGGAAGCCAAGCAACAAACAATCAGTGAAATATTGCAACGCGTTTTCGGGGATGAACCTGTAAAATTCGAAATATCCGGAAAGCACATAGTATTGCACAAGCGGCCTGTGCCGCAAAAAACCGTAAGCCGTAAGTTCACTATCAGCGGATATGTGACTGACGGAGCGTCTTTCGAGACGCTGATTGGAGCAAATATCCTTGAGAGTCGTCGTTCCATAGGTACTGCTACCAATCCTTACGGTTTTTACACATTGACACTGCCCGAAGGAAATCTCGAATTGACTTTCTCATACTTAGGCTACGAAACCCTGCATAAGCGTTTTACACTGACAAAAGATACTTTGCTGAACGTACAACTGACCAGCAGCAATCAGTTGGCCGAAGTGGTAATCCTCTCGGACAAACAAGAAGCCGGCATACAAAGCACTTCTATGGGAGCGCACGAGATACCGATGGCACAAATCCGGAATACGCCTACCGTACTGGGAGAGGCGGACTTATTGAAAACGATCCAGCTAATGCCTGGAGTGCAAGCCGGTGTGGAAGGTTTCTCCGGACTTTATGTACGTGGAGGAGGGCCGGACCAAAATCTTATATTACTGGACGGAATCCCCGTCTACAACGCAGATCACCTGCTGGGAGTATTCTCTATCTTTGCCCCCGAAGCTGTCAAGAAAGTTACTTTGTTCAAGAGCTCTTTCCCCGCCCGTTATGGCGGACGACTCTCGTCCATAGTCGATGTACGTACCAATGATGGAAACATGAAACATTACCATGGAACCATCAGCATAGGTACACTAACCAGCAAACTCCACTTTGAAGGCCCCATTATAAAGAATCGCACCGCTTTCTCAATCAGTGCACGCAGCACCCATACAGCCTTTCTTTCCGGCATCTTCAAAACTGACAACGAAAGCTACAACTACTACTTTTATGACCTTAACGCCAAGGTAAACCATAAATTCAATGACCGCAGTCGTGTTTTCCTCAGCTTCTATCATGGAAAGGATCACTATCATTTCAATATTGATGAAAACTACCAATATACCGCTGAAAACGAGAACGCTTATAATCGCGTCTATAAAGATAAAAACAGTTTGAACTGGGGAAATACGATTGTAGCCGGACGCTGGAATTATGTGTTTAGTAACAAACTGTTCAGCAACACAACAATTGCTTTCAACAGTTACCGGATGATTCTGAACAGCAATAATCATGAAACCCGAAGCAGCAGTGTACCTTATGTATACCAGTACGACTCGCAATACCGTTCTGGCATTCGCGACTGGAGCTATCGAACGGATTTCGATTATACTCCTGTACCTTCCCACCATATCAAATTCGGCATGGAATATCTTTACCATACTTTCCGGCCGGAGACAACCGTTTCAAAAATAAAGGAGACTGAAGGAGATAAAATAGAGCAGGACACATTGTACCATAACCTTTCAAACAGTCACTTGAAAGGGCATGAAGTCTCTCTTTATGCAGAAGACAATTTTGACATCGGCAGCCGCCTCAGCATAAATGCGGGCATACATTTCTCCCTATTTCATACGCAGGGGAAAAACTATTTTTCGGCACAACCCCGGCTATCGGCGCGTTATCAACTCAACCAAGGATTTTCCGTCAAGGCATCATTCTCGCAAATGGCTCAATATGTACATTTGTTATCTTCTACTCCACTTGCCATGCCAACAGACCTTTGGGTGCCTATCACAAAGAATATACGCCCGATGTATTCCAACCAATATTCGGTCGGAGGATATTACAACGGGCTCACGAATTGGGAATTTTCATTGGAAGGCTATTACAAGCAAATGCGCAATGTATTGGAATATCAGGATGGTGTCAGCTTCCTCGGCACTTCCACCAATTGGGAGGAAAAGGTCGAAATGGGGAAAGGCCGTTCAATGGGCATAGAGTTCATGGCACAGAAAATTACAGGAAAGACCACCGGCTGGATATCTTATACTTTATCCAGATCCGACCGCCAATTCAAGGACGGCACTATCAATAATGGAGAACGGTTTCCGTATAAGTACGACCGCAGGCACAGCATCAATTTCTGCATTAATCATAAGTTCAGCAATCGCATTGACATTGGCGCCTCATGGATATTCAGCAGTGGCGGGGCCGCCACCATACCCGAACAGCAAACCGTTATCCTGAAACCCGACGGAAGCATCGAACATACCGGTTATATTTCTCACCGGAATAACTACCGGCTGCCTGCCAGTCACAGGCTGAATCTCGGCATCAATTTCCACAAGCAAACCAAACATGGGACGCGCACATGGAATATCAGCCTTTACAATGCCTATAACGCTATGAACCCGACATTGGTATACGCCACACAAAGGCCGGAAGAGAACCGGTATTATTATAACGACGGCACCTATATGGCAACCCCGGATAAAAAAAAGATTATCATCAAAAAGCTGACACTGCTGCCCTGTATTCCTTCCGTAACGTACACTTATAAATTCTAA
- a CDS encoding DUF4249 domain-containing protein, whose protein sequence is MKQTIFHFIIYACITGSLSSCENEIPYNPEQKAPLLIMNALLDAGETENFVYLNLSGTGGIGHVDDATVTLTVNGKVTETLEELPPLKPVGNPDSDNPLNFIPEINKRKKFRIHTALQPGDVVRLEAVAEKSKYHVSAEVNVPQPISTIHVDTTRILLKSYGSWNAYLQFKINMQDRKGEKNYYRLDIRQDITVYGQDIAGKDTIIYMRNTEFINREDIILTDGNPISSDNDNNDFFGTDIKNKYNVFNDSRFTDTGCTLKVYTSLYNNNEPPHIHNVSRRSKTFTVRLLSITEAEYRYLKALNFIESDDYESALVEPVIIPSNVKNGLGFVGASSETRVILKLPDEITDNNNPATTDR, encoded by the coding sequence ATGAAACAAACAATCTTCCACTTCATTATATATGCCTGCATCACCGGCAGCTTGTCCTCTTGCGAGAATGAAATCCCCTATAATCCGGAGCAGAAAGCCCCCCTACTAATCATGAACGCCCTGCTCGACGCTGGTGAAACAGAAAATTTTGTCTATCTGAACCTAAGCGGAACGGGAGGTATCGGCCATGTGGACGATGCGACCGTCACCCTTACCGTTAACGGGAAGGTCACTGAGACTTTGGAAGAGCTTCCCCCACTCAAACCGGTTGGCAATCCGGACTCCGATAATCCTCTTAACTTTATTCCCGAAATAAACAAACGTAAAAAGTTTCGTATACATACGGCACTTCAGCCGGGTGATGTCGTCCGTCTGGAAGCTGTGGCTGAAAAAAGTAAATACCACGTGTCAGCGGAAGTGAACGTTCCCCAGCCCATAAGTACCATCCATGTGGACACCACACGTATACTTCTCAAGAGTTATGGCAGTTGGAACGCTTACCTCCAATTTAAAATCAACATGCAAGACCGCAAGGGAGAAAAGAATTACTACCGCTTGGATATCCGGCAGGACATCACCGTTTACGGACAAGACATTGCCGGCAAAGATACGATTATATATATGCGCAACACAGAATTTATCAACCGGGAAGACATCATATTGACCGACGGCAACCCGATAAGTAGCGACAATGACAATAACGATTTTTTCGGCACAGACATTAAAAATAAGTATAATGTATTCAATGACAGCCGGTTTACCGACACTGGTTGTACACTGAAAGTATATACATCCCTGTATAACAACAACGAACCGCCTCATATCCATAATGTATCCCGCCGTAGCAAGACGTTTACCGTTCGCCTACTGAGCATTACCGAAGCTGAATACCGTTATTTAAAAGCACTGAATTTCATAGAGTCGGATGACTACGAAAGCGCATTAGTGGAGCCTGTCATCATCCCCAGCAATGTCAAAAACGGCCTCGGATTCGTCGGCGCCAGTTCCGAAACGAGAGTGATCTTGAAGTTGCCCGACGAGATAACCGACAATAATAACCCGGCAACAACCGACCGTTAA
- a CDS encoding DUF2027 domain-containing protein: MKIGDKVRFLSEVGGGVVTGFQEKDIVLVEDADGFDIPMPVRECVVIETDDYNVPTPAARAAKKRLENQSAARTDAATTEASSSALGSGWKAEHPVKPQVSVYRQPEVKGGDVLNVYLAFVPEDIKAVSTTPFEAYLVNDSNYYMYYTYLSAEGKSWTTRSHGLLEPNTKFLLEEFEKSELNDREHVAVQLVAFKDNRAFAMKPAVNVEIRIDTVKFYKLHTFRQTDFFETPALMYDVVKNDLPAKQVYVSAEDLQDALMKKKTVEHPSAPRTIVKRGGKNEIIEVDLHIGELLDDTHGMSNREMLNYQLDKFREVMEQYKNKREQRIVFIHGKGDGVLRKALLDEMKRKYSACKTQDASFQEYGFGATMVTIK, from the coding sequence ATGAAAATCGGAGATAAAGTGCGCTTCCTCAGCGAAGTAGGCGGCGGTGTTGTGACGGGATTTCAGGAAAAAGACATTGTATTGGTGGAAGATGCCGACGGCTTTGACATTCCGATGCCGGTGCGTGAGTGTGTGGTGATTGAAACGGACGACTATAATGTTCCCACTCCGGCTGCCAGGGCTGCCAAGAAAAGATTGGAGAATCAATCGGCGGCGCGTACGGATGCCGCAACAACGGAAGCATCCTCTTCCGCTCTTGGTTCCGGGTGGAAAGCAGAGCATCCGGTGAAGCCGCAGGTGTCCGTTTATCGGCAACCGGAAGTGAAAGGCGGCGATGTGCTGAATGTATATCTTGCATTTGTTCCGGAAGATATCAAAGCGGTGAGCACTACCCCGTTCGAGGCTTATCTGGTGAACGATAGCAATTATTATATGTATTATACGTATTTGAGTGCTGAGGGTAAATCGTGGACTACCCGTTCTCATGGACTGTTGGAACCGAATACGAAGTTCCTGTTGGAGGAATTCGAGAAGTCGGAACTGAATGACAGGGAGCACGTGGCTGTGCAGTTGGTCGCTTTCAAGGATAATCGTGCTTTTGCCATGAAGCCGGCTGTCAATGTGGAGATTCGTATTGATACGGTGAAGTTCTATAAACTGCATACTTTCCGGCAGACTGATTTCTTTGAGACTCCGGCGCTGATGTACGATGTGGTGAAGAATGATCTTCCCGCCAAGCAGGTCTATGTCTCGGCCGAGGATTTGCAGGATGCCCTGATGAAAAAGAAAACAGTGGAACATCCTTCCGCCCCCCGGACTATCGTTAAGCGGGGAGGGAAAAATGAGATTATCGAAGTGGATTTGCACATCGGTGAGTTGCTGGATGATACGCATGGCATGAGCAATAGGGAGATGCTGAACTACCAGTTGGACAAGTTTCGTGAAGTAATGGAACAGTACAAGAATAAACGTGAGCAGCGCATCGTCTTTATTCATGGAAAGGGAGACGGCGTACTCCGCAAGGCATTGTTGGATGAGATGAAACGGAAATATTCGGCTTGCAAAACGCAAGATGCTTCTTTTCAGGAGTATGGTTTCGGAGCAACGATGGTTACTATAAAATAA
- a CDS encoding S-adenosylmethionine:tRNA ribosyltransferase-isomerase, translated as MKEDPRHIRISEFNYPLPDERIAKFPLPVRDQSKLLLYRHGEVSEDVFTSLPDYLPADSLMIFNNTKVIQARLHFHKETGALIEVFCLEPIRPNDYALNFQQTEHAAWLCMIGNLKKWKEGVLKREMVVKGKPLTLTAERGACHGTSHWVDFRWNNPEITFADILEVFGELPIPPYLNRETQESDKETYQTVYSKIKGSVAAPTAGLHFTPRVLDALRKKGVELEELTLHVGAGTFKPVKSEEIEGHEMHTEYISVSRNTLEKLIAHEGKAVAVGTTSVRTLESLYHIGVTLLNSPDATEEELHVKQWQPYELTPEMASVSPVDALQAIVAYLNRHNMETLHTSTQIIIAPGYEYKIVKAIVTNFHQPQSTLLLLVSAFLRGDWRKIYDYALAHDFRFLSYGDSSLLIP; from the coding sequence ATGAAAGAAGATCCCAGACATATTAGAATCAGCGAATTCAATTACCCGCTGCCGGATGAACGCATCGCCAAATTCCCGCTGCCGGTGCGCGACCAGTCCAAGCTGCTGTTATACCGGCATGGCGAGGTTTCCGAAGATGTGTTCACATCCCTGCCCGACTACCTGCCGGCAGACAGCCTGATGATTTTCAATAACACCAAAGTCATCCAGGCACGCCTGCATTTCCACAAAGAGACGGGAGCACTCATCGAGGTGTTCTGTCTCGAACCTATCCGTCCCAATGACTATGCCCTCAATTTCCAGCAAACGGAACATGCCGCCTGGCTTTGCATGATAGGAAATCTGAAGAAATGGAAAGAAGGAGTGCTGAAACGTGAGATGGTCGTAAAAGGCAAGCCGCTTACGCTGACCGCCGAGCGCGGGGCCTGCCATGGAACCAGCCATTGGGTGGATTTCCGCTGGAACAATCCGGAAATAACATTTGCCGATATTCTCGAAGTGTTCGGAGAACTGCCCATCCCCCCCTACCTGAACCGGGAGACGCAGGAGAGTGACAAGGAGACCTACCAGACCGTTTACTCCAAAATTAAAGGCTCGGTGGCCGCCCCGACAGCCGGACTGCACTTCACGCCACGCGTTCTGGACGCCTTGCGCAAGAAAGGTGTGGAACTGGAAGAACTGACCCTGCACGTAGGGGCCGGAACCTTCAAGCCGGTCAAAAGTGAAGAGATAGAAGGGCACGAGATGCACACAGAATACATATCCGTCAGCCGCAACACGCTGGAAAAGCTGATAGCCCATGAGGGAAAAGCCGTTGCAGTGGGAACGACCTCCGTACGTACTCTGGAGAGCCTCTACCACATAGGCGTCACTCTTTTAAACAGTCCCGACGCCACAGAAGAGGAATTGCACGTAAAGCAATGGCAACCCTATGAGCTGACTCCCGAAATGGCGTCCGTTTCGCCCGTCGATGCCCTGCAAGCGATTGTGGCCTACCTCAACCGGCACAATATGGAAACCCTGCACACCAGCACGCAAATCATCATTGCCCCGGGGTACGAATATAAAATCGTAAAAGCCATAGTGACCAACTTCCACCAGCCGCAAAGCACATTGCTGCTGCTTGTCTCGGCATTCCTGCGCGGAGACTGGCGAAAGATTTACGACTATGCGCTCGCTCATGACTTCCGGTTCTTGAGCTACGGCGACTCATCCTTATTAATACCCTAA
- a CDS encoding NUDIX hydrolase: MNSDNNQEMFPLVDEQGNIIGAATRGECHSGSKLLHPVVHLHVFNSQGELYLQKRPEWKDIQPGKWDTSVGGHVDLGESVEMALKREVREELGITGFTPEAVTRYVFESAREKELVFVHKTVYDGEVRPSDELDGGRFWSMEEIKENIGKGVFTPNFEGEIEKVVKL; this comes from the coding sequence ATGAACAGTGACAATAATCAGGAAATGTTTCCCCTTGTCGATGAACAAGGAAACATCATAGGCGCAGCCACCCGCGGCGAGTGCCACAGCGGAAGCAAACTTTTGCATCCCGTAGTACACCTGCATGTATTCAACTCACAAGGAGAATTATACCTGCAAAAACGTCCTGAATGGAAAGACATACAACCCGGCAAATGGGATACGTCAGTGGGCGGACACGTGGACTTAGGCGAAAGCGTGGAAATGGCATTGAAACGGGAAGTGCGTGAAGAGCTGGGAATCACCGGCTTCACCCCGGAAGCGGTCACCCGTTATGTATTTGAATCCGCACGCGAGAAAGAGCTTGTCTTTGTGCACAAAACCGTATATGACGGAGAGGTACGCCCCAGTGACGAACTGGACGGCGGACGCTTCTGGAGCATGGAGGAGATTAAAGAAAATATAGGCAAAGGGGTATTCACTCCCAACTTCGAGGGAGAGATAGAGAAAGTCGTCAAACTGTAA
- the glmM gene encoding phosphoglucosamine mutase — protein sequence MTLIKSISGIRGTIGGSAGEGLNPLDIVKFTSAYATLIRKTCTVKSNKIVVGRDARISGEMVKNVVVGTLMGMGWDVVDIDLASTPTTELAVTMEGASGGIILTASHNPKQWNALKLLNEKGEFLNKEEGNEVLRIAEAEAFDFAEVDKLGSYRKDLTYNQKHIDSVLALDLVDVEAIRKAGFRVAIDCVNSVGGIILPQLLEQLGVQHVEKLYCEPTGNFQHNPEPLEKNLGDIMELMKGGKADVAFVVDPDVDRLAMICEDGKMYGEEYTLVTVADYVLKHTPGNTVSNLSSTRALRDVTRKYGREYYASAVGEVNVTTKMKEVGAVIGGEGNGGVIYPASHYGRDALVGIALFLSHLAHEGKKVSELRATYPAYFMAKNRVDLTPETDVDAILAKVKEIYKNEEINDIDGVKIDFPDKWVHLRKSNTEPIIRVYSEAATPEAAEEIGRQIMKVIEDLAK from the coding sequence ATGACTCTAATCAAATCTATCTCTGGAATCCGCGGAACCATTGGCGGCAGTGCAGGCGAGGGATTGAATCCGCTCGACATCGTGAAATTCACTTCGGCATACGCCACTCTTATCCGTAAAACGTGTACCGTAAAAAGCAACAAAATCGTAGTGGGCCGCGATGCCCGCATCTCAGGCGAAATGGTGAAGAACGTAGTAGTGGGTACTCTTATGGGTATGGGCTGGGATGTTGTGGACATCGACCTGGCATCTACTCCTACCACTGAATTGGCAGTGACCATGGAAGGAGCCAGCGGGGGTATCATACTGACCGCTTCCCACAACCCCAAGCAATGGAATGCCTTGAAACTCCTGAATGAAAAGGGGGAATTCCTGAATAAGGAGGAAGGGAATGAGGTGCTCCGTATCGCTGAGGCCGAAGCCTTTGACTTTGCCGAAGTGGATAAACTCGGCTCCTATCGCAAAGACCTGACGTATAATCAGAAACATATCGACAGTGTGCTGGCACTCGACTTGGTGGATGTGGAAGCCATCAGGAAAGCCGGTTTCCGCGTAGCCATTGACTGTGTCAATTCTGTCGGAGGAATCATTCTTCCGCAACTGTTGGAGCAACTTGGAGTGCAGCATGTGGAAAAACTCTACTGCGAGCCCACCGGTAACTTCCAGCATAATCCCGAACCTTTGGAGAAGAACTTGGGCGACATTATGGAGCTGATGAAAGGCGGTAAAGCCGATGTAGCTTTTGTCGTTGATCCGGATGTGGACCGTCTGGCCATGATTTGCGAAGACGGCAAGATGTATGGCGAAGAATATACGTTGGTCACCGTAGCCGACTATGTGCTGAAGCACACTCCGGGCAATACGGTTTCCAATTTGAGTTCCACTCGTGCACTGCGTGATGTGACCCGCAAATACGGCCGGGAATATTATGCTTCTGCCGTAGGCGAAGTGAATGTAACCACCAAGATGAAAGAAGTGGGCGCCGTCATCGGTGGCGAAGGCAATGGCGGAGTGATCTATCCTGCCAGCCACTACGGACGTGATGCTTTGGTGGGTATCGCGCTTTTCCTGAGCCATTTGGCGCATGAGGGCAAGAAGGTAAGCGAGCTGCGTGCCACTTATCCGGCTTATTTCATGGCGAAGAACCGCGTAGATCTGACACCGGAGACGGACGTTGATGCTATTCTCGCAAAAGTAAAGGAAATCTATAAGAATGAAGAAATCAATGATATTGACGGCGTGAAGATTGACTTCCCCGACAAGTGGGTGCATTTGCGCAAGAGCAATACCGAACCGATTATTCGTGTTTATAGTGAAGCTGCCACACCGGAGGCTGCCGAAGAGATCGGCCGGCAGATTATGAAAGTAATTGAGGACTTGGCGAAATAG
- a CDS encoding DUF4827 domain-containing protein has product MKKLTLFFLSLLALSLGFQACDNSKTYAEMLEEEKDGINDFIKDRNIKVISQSEFYGQDSTTKCKDRGDAVDEYVQLTSGVYMQIVDKGSENKADTVKSNDQVLVRFMEYSILDKDTTLSNLAAAETVDEFRYTVTSSSIAGTFLQGYMMTYYSSPAVPAGWLVPLSYVRDMAHVRLIVPSKMGHQTAMQYVYPYYYDIRKYQIWK; this is encoded by the coding sequence ATGAAGAAACTTACTTTATTCTTTTTGTCCTTATTGGCACTCAGTTTGGGCTTTCAGGCCTGTGACAACAGCAAAACCTATGCAGAGATGCTGGAAGAGGAAAAAGACGGTATAAATGATTTTATCAAAGACCGGAACATAAAGGTGATCTCGCAGTCGGAGTTCTACGGGCAAGATTCCACGACAAAGTGCAAGGACAGGGGAGATGCTGTGGATGAGTATGTGCAGCTCACCAGCGGGGTGTACATGCAGATTGTTGATAAGGGATCGGAAAACAAGGCTGATACGGTGAAGAGCAACGACCAGGTGCTGGTGCGCTTCATGGAATATAGCATTCTTGACAAAGACACCACATTGTCCAATCTGGCTGCCGCAGAGACGGTAGACGAGTTCCGCTATACGGTGACCTCATCATCCATTGCGGGGACTTTCCTGCAAGGATATATGATGACCTATTACTCTTCGCCGGCCGTTCCGGCAGGGTGGCTCGTGCCGTTGAGCTATGTTCGTGATATGGCTCATGTGCGACTGATTGTTCCTTCCAAAATGGGACACCAGACGGCCATGCAGTATGTCTATCCTTATTATTACGATATCCGGAAATATCAGATCTGGAAATAA
- a CDS encoding aldo/keto reductase, whose translation MQYHEIGKTGMKVSSLSFGASSLGGVFHDIKEKEGITAVFTAIESGINFIDVSPYYGHYKAETVLGKALKDIPRDRYYLSTKVGRYGKDGVNTWDYSAKRATESVYESMERLNIDFIDLINVHDIEFADLNQVVSETLPALVELREKGVVGHVGITDLQLENLKWVIDHSPAGTVESVLNFCHYCLCDDKLVDFLDYFEEKGIGIINASPLSMGLLTERGAPAWHPAPKSLAAACRKAVQHCKAKNYPIEKLAMQFSVSNPRIATTLFSTANPQNVKNNIAFIEAPMDEELVREVREIIGDQQRVSWANS comes from the coding sequence ATGCAATACCATGAAATTGGAAAAACAGGGATGAAAGTTTCTTCCCTCAGTTTCGGAGCTTCTTCTTTGGGAGGGGTTTTCCACGATATCAAAGAAAAAGAAGGCATCACAGCCGTATTCACAGCAATCGAATCAGGCATCAACTTCATCGATGTATCCCCTTACTACGGACACTACAAAGCCGAGACTGTTTTGGGAAAAGCCTTGAAAGACATTCCACGCGACCGCTACTATCTTTCAACCAAAGTGGGACGATACGGGAAAGACGGAGTCAATACCTGGGACTATTCCGCCAAACGCGCAACGGAAAGCGTCTACGAAAGCATGGAACGGCTGAACATCGACTTCATCGACCTGATTAACGTGCACGACATTGAGTTTGCCGACCTGAATCAGGTGGTCAGCGAAACCCTGCCGGCATTGGTGGAACTGCGTGAGAAAGGAGTCGTAGGGCATGTCGGCATCACAGATTTACAACTGGAGAATCTGAAATGGGTGATAGACCATTCCCCCGCCGGAACGGTGGAGTCCGTACTCAACTTCTGCCACTACTGCCTGTGCGATGACAAGTTGGTGGACTTTCTGGATTATTTCGAGGAAAAAGGAATCGGCATAATAAACGCTTCCCCACTCTCCATGGGACTACTGACCGAACGCGGCGCTCCTGCCTGGCATCCGGCTCCCAAGTCGTTGGCCGCCGCCTGCCGGAAAGCGGTGCAGCATTGCAAGGCAAAGAACTATCCGATAGAAAAGCTCGCCATGCAATTCTCCGTCAGCAACCCGCGTATAGCAACCACCCTGTTCAGCACCGCCAATCCTCAAAATGTGAAGAACAACATCGCATTCATCGAAGCTCCGATGGACGAGGAACTGGTGCGCGAAGTCAGAGAGATTATCGGAGACCAGCAACGGGTAAGTTGGGCAAACTCTTAA